One genomic region from Sciurus carolinensis chromosome 2, mSciCar1.2, whole genome shotgun sequence encodes:
- the Aldh6a1 gene encoding methylmalonate-semialdehyde dehydrogenase [acylating], mitochondrial translates to MAAVVAAAAVRSRILQVSSKVNSTWYPASSFSSSVPTVKLFIDGKFVESKSDKWIDIHNPATNEVIGQVPQSTKAEMDAAIASCKRAFPAWADTSVLSRQQVLLRYQQLIKENLKEIAKLITLEQGKTLADAEGDVFRGLQVVEHACSVTSLMLGETMPSITKDMDLYSYRLPLGVCAGIAPFNFPAMIPLWMFPMAMVCGNTFLMKPSERVPGATMLLAKLLQDSGAPDGTLNIIHGQHEAVNFICDHPDIKAISFVGSNQAGEYIFERGSRHGKRVQANMGAKNHGVVMPDANKENTLNQLVGAAFGAAGQRCMALSTAILVGEAKKWLPELVERAKKLRVNAGDQPGADLGPLITPQAKERVCNLIDSGTKEGASILLDGRKIKVKGYENGNFVGPTIISNVKPNMTCYKEEIFGPVLVVLETETLDEAIKIVNDNPYGNGTAIFTTNGATARKYSHLVDVGQVGVNVPIPVPLPMFSFTGSRSSFRGDTNFYGKQGIQFYTQLKTITSQWKEEDATLSSPAVVMPTMGR, encoded by the exons GTTTCTTCCAAAGTAAACTCCACCTGGTATCCAgcatcctccttctcttcttcagtG CCAACAGTAAAACTCTTCATTGATGGCAAATTTGTTGAATCCAAAAGTGACAAATGGATTGACATCCACAACCCA GCCACCAATGAGGTTATTGGTCAGGTCCCTCAGTCCACCAAGGCTGAAATGGACGCAGCCATTGCTTCCTGCAAACGTGCTTTCCCTGCATGGGCAGACACATCAGTGTTGAGCCGGCAGCAGGTCCTGCTCCGCTATCAACAACTTATTAAAGAAAACTTG AAAGAAATTGCCAAGTTGATCACCTTGGAACAAGGGAAGACCCTAGCTGATGCTGAAGGAGATGTATTTCGAGGCCTTC AGGTGGTTGAGCATGCCTGTAGTGTGACATCCCTCATGCTGGGAGAGACCATGCCTTCTATCACCAAAGACATGGACCTTTATTCCTATCGTCTGCCCCTGGGAGTGTGTGCAGGCATTGCTCCTTTTAATTTCCCTGCCATGATCCCCCTTTGGATGTTTCCCATGGCCATGGTTTGTGGAAATACTTTCCTAATGAAACCATCAGAGCGAGTCCCTGGAGCAACTATGCTTCTTGCTAAGCTGCTTCAGGATTCTGGTGCCCCTGATGGAACACTGAACATTATCCACGGACAACATGAAG ctgtaaattttatttgtgatCACCCGGACATCAAAGCAATCAGCTTTGTGGGATCCAACCAGGCAGGAGAGTATATCTTTGAGAGAGGATCAAGACATGGCAAGAGGGTCCAGGCTAATAtg GGAGCCAAAAACCATGGGGTAGTCATGCCAGATGCCAACAAGGAAAATACACTGAACCAGCTGGTTGGGGCAGCATTTGGAGCTGCTGGTCAGCGCTGCATGGCTCTTTCAACAGCAATCCTTGTGGGAGAAGCTAAGAAGTGGCTTCCAGAGCTGGTGGAGCGTGCCAAAAAACTGAGAGTCAATGCGG GAGACCAGCCTGGAGCTGATCTTGGCCCTCTGATCACCCCTCAGGCCAAAGAGCGAGTCTGTAATCTGATTGATAGTGGAACAAAGGAGGGAGCTTCCATCCTTTTGGATGGGCgaaaaattaaagtcaaaggCTATGAAAATGGTAACTTTGTTGGACCAACCATCATCTCAAATGTCAAG CCAAATATGACCTGTTACAAAGAAGAGATTTTTGGTCCAGTTCTTGTGGTTCTGGAGACAGAAACATTAGATGAAGCCATCAAGATTGTAAACGACAACCCCTATGGAAATGGAACTGCCATTTTCACCACCAATGGAGCCACTGCTCGGAAGTATTCTCACCTGGTGGATGTTGGACAG GTCGGAGTGAATGTCCCTATTCCAGTGCCTTTGCCAATGTTCTCATTCACTGGTTCTCGATCATCCTTCAGGGGAGACACCAATTTCTATGGCAAACAG